The Parvibaculum sp. DNA segment GGTCTTCGCGCCGAGCGCGAGGCGCACCTGCGCGCCCTCGCCCGCCTGCGCCGCCGTGCCGGCACTTTCGGGATCGTAGAGGACGCCGAGCGCGGCGCGCGGCGCGCCTTGCGCGATCAGCTCGGTGAGAATGCCGATCGTGTCGCCATTGCCGCCAGCGCCCGGATTGTCCTGCGTGTCGGCCAGCACGATGGGGCCGTGGCCGCCATCGGCATTGGCGATCGCATAGGCAACCGCCTCGCGCGCGCTCCAGAGCTTTTCGCGGAAGCGCGGTTCGGCGGCGGCAATTTCGGCGGCGAGCGCGTCGGCGGCAGCCTCGGCGGCGGCTTCCGTGTCGGCATAGGCGATGACGGTGGGCCCGCAATCGGCGATATCGACGGGCGGGAAGCCGGTGGTGAAAGAGACGGAGCCGACGCGGCCATTGCCGAGCATCTGTCCTTCGAGTTTCGCCAGATGCGCGTAGAGATGTTGCGCGGGCTCGATCAGCGTGCATTGCGCGGTCAGCGGGATCAGATAGTCGAGCTTGCGCATCGCCTTCGCCTGGCGCGGCAGACCTGCGAAGATGCTGTCGAGATGCGCGGCGGCGCGGGCGCCGGTCTCGGCCATGTCGACATGCGGATAGGTGCGGTAGCCGATCAGCGCATCGGCTTGCGCCACCATTCGCGGCGTCACATTGGCGTGCAGGTCGAGACTGGCGACGAGCGGCACATCAGGTCCGATGGCGGCGCGGACGCGCGCAAGGAGCTCGCCCTCGCCGTCGTCGAGATGCTCGGTCACCATCGCGCCGTGAAGATCGAGATAGACGGCATCGAACGGCGCCGATCCTTCAAGCGCGTCGAGCATCATCGCGGCGATGCGCTCGAAGGCGTCCTCGGTCACATGCGCCGACGGCGTCGCCGAACACCAGACGAGCGGCATGAGCGTGTGGCCGGCTTTCGTTGCCGCATCGATGAAGCCCGCAACGGGCACATTCATACCGGTGAAGGCGGTGAGGAGGCCCGCCCCGCTTTGCAGCGCCGGCCAGGAATCGGCCTGCGCGAAAGCGGCATAGTCGGCCTTCGACGGCGCGAAGGTGTTGGTCTCGTGCTGGAAGCCGCCGACCGCGATGCGCATGATTTGTATGGTTCCTCTGCTTCGCCCGGTTTTAGTTGATTTTCCGCCCGGTATCCAACGCCTCGCCTATACTTGCATCAAATCAAACCGCCGAGGAACACGTCGATGATCAAGCTCACCTTCTGCCTGACCCGGCTGCCGAACCTGACGCTGGCCGAATTCCAGGACTACTGGTGGAACAAGCATGCGCCGCTGGTGAAGAGCCACCGGGAGGCCCTGCGTATCAAGCGCTATGTGCAGATGCATTCCGCCGATCCAGCTTTCGCCGATGCACTCCGCGAAACGCGCGCCGGCGGGCTCGACAGGGCGCCGGCGATCTATGACGGCGTGGCGCAGCTCTGGTGGGAAAGCATAGAGGATATCGCGGCCGCCACGGCAACACCCGAGGGCATGGAAGCCGGACGTCAGCTTCTGGAAGACGAAGCCAAGTTCATCGATTTTGTAAAATCGCCACTCTGGTTCGGCGAGGAGAAGGTGGTGTTCTAGCTACCGCTATTCGCCGCCGTCCATGCATCGGCCATTTCGAGAGCCCGCTCGCGCTCGCCGGTTTTCATGCGGTTTTCGTATTTCTCGAAGAGTTCATCGACGGCGCGGCGTTCTTCCGGCGTGCCGAAGCGGTTGGCCAGCATCAGATAGGACCAGCCCTCGACGCGGTCGGCGGCGACGCCCTCGCCTTCGAAATGGATGCGGCCGAGCTCGGCCAGCGCCGGCGCATAGCGCTTCTTCGACGACAGGATCAGCCAGCGCAGGCCTTCCGTGCGGTCGAGCGGCACGCCGAGACCGGCGCGGTGCATCATGCCGATGTGATATTGCGCATCGGCGCGCGGCGCGAGCGCGGCCATCTCGAATGATTTCATCGCTTCGAGATAGTTGCGCTTGAGGCCGATTGCCTCGTTGCCTTCGAGATAGATCAGGCCAAGCCGCACCGCCGCTTCCGGCTGTCCGCCGCGCGCGGCCTGGAGGTAATACTCATAGGCCTTGCCGGGATGGCGCACGACGCCGCCGACGCCCTTGTCGTAGAGATTGCCGAGCACCCATGCGGCGCCTGTATGTCCGCCCTCGGCCGCCGACGCCCATTCGGCGAGAGCGGCATCGACATCGCCCGCGCGATGCGCCGCAACGCCGCGATCGAAGGCGGCCTGCGCCTCCGGCAGCGGATCGGCCAGCACGCCGCCGGTCAGCGTGAAGGTCAGGCCGAGCATGGCAGCAAGCGAGGCGAGGCTTTTGCGGACGGTCATGGATACTCCCGGGCGGACAAGGGACTTCGGGACCATTCTGGCAGAACAGTCCCGAAACCCAAGCCTAAAGCCGGAATATGGTGAAGCTGTGACCTCAGATATCGGCGTAGACGTGCTTTTCGGCTGCGCCGCCCGGATGCGTGACGGCGCCCTTGCGGGCGGTGCCGACAAGCTGGGCGTATTTCCACAACGCGCCCGAGGCATAGATCGTCTCGCGCGGCTTCCAGGCCTTGCGGCGCTTTTCGAGAACCGCCGGGTCGACGTCGAGGTCGATGGTGCCCTTTTCGGCGTCGATCGAAATGATGTCGCCATCCTCGATCAGCGCGATCGGGCCGCCGACAGCCGCTTCCGGCCCGACATGGCCGATGCAGAAACCGCGCGTGCCGCCGGAGAAGCGGCCGTCGGTGATCAGCGCCACCTTGTCGCCCATGCCCTGGCCGTAAAGCGCCGCAGTGGTGGACAGCATTTCGCGCATGCCGGGACCGCCCTTCGGGCCCTCGTAACGGATGACCAGAACCTCGCCTTCCTTGTACTGACGATTTCCGACCGCCTCGAAGCATTCTTCCTCGCTGTCGAAGCAGCGCGCCGGGCCGGAGAACTTCAGATGGTCCTTCTCCATGCCGGCGACCTTGACGATGGCGCCGTCCGGCGCAAGCGAGCCTTGCAGCCCGACGACGCCGCCGGTCGGCGACAAGGGATTGGACAGCGGATAGACGACCTTCTGGTCCGGGTTGAACTTCACGTCCTTCAGATTGTCGGCAAGCGACTGGCCGGTGACGGTCAGGCAATCGCCATGCAGGTAACCGCCGTCGAGCAGCACCTTGAGGACCATCGAAACGCCGCCCGCCTCGTGAAGATCCTTGGCGACGTAGTTGCCGCCGGGCTTGAGGTCGGTGATGTAGGGCGTCTTCTTGAAGATTTCGGCGACTTCCATCAGGTCGAAATCGATGCCGGCTTCATGCGCGATGGCCGGTAGATGCAACCCGCCATTGGTCGAGCCGCCGGTCGCGGCGACGATGACGGCGGCGTTTTCGAGCGACTTGCGGGTGACGATATCGCGCGGGCGGATGTTGTTGGCGAGGAGATGCATGACCGCACGGCCGGAGGCTTCCGCATATTCGTCGCGGCTCTCGTAGGGCGCCGGCGCACCGCCGGAACCCGGCAGCGCAAGGCCCATCGCCTCGGCGACGCAGGCCATCGTGTTAGCCGTGAACTGACCGCCGCAGGAACCGGCGGAGGGACAGGCGACGCATTCGAGCTCGTGCAGGTCTTCGTTCGCGAGATTGCCGGCCGAATGCTGGCCG contains these protein-coding regions:
- a CDS encoding M81 family metallopeptidase; translated protein: MMRIAVGGFQHETNTFAPSKADYAAFAQADSWPALQSGAGLLTAFTGMNVPVAGFIDAATKAGHTLMPLVWCSATPSAHVTEDAFERIAAMMLDALEGSAPFDAVYLDLHGAMVTEHLDDGEGELLARVRAAIGPDVPLVASLDLHANVTPRMVAQADALIGYRTYPHVDMAETGARAAAHLDSIFAGLPRQAKAMRKLDYLIPLTAQCTLIEPAQHLYAHLAKLEGQMLGNGRVGSVSFTTGFPPVDIADCGPTVIAYADTEAAAEAAADALAAEIAAAEPRFREKLWSAREAVAYAIANADGGHGPIVLADTQDNPGAGGNGDTIGILTELIAQGAPRAALGVLYDPESAGTAAQAGEGAQVRLALGAKTGGAPDEKPIEAEFEVVRVTDGEFLATGPFYGGSRMSLGVTVRLRIRGVEVVVASRKAQCADREMLRHTGIEPANLAILAVKSSVHFRADFGPMAREVLVVESPGPNIADLSKLPYKRLRKGIRVMPMGEGFGG
- a CDS encoding EthD domain-containing protein, whose translation is MIKLTFCLTRLPNLTLAEFQDYWWNKHAPLVKSHREALRIKRYVQMHSADPAFADALRETRAGGLDRAPAIYDGVAQLWWESIEDIAAATATPEGMEAGRQLLEDEAKFIDFVKSPLWFGEEKVVF
- the ilvD gene encoding dihydroxy-acid dehydratase, with the translated sequence MTASKFDKSKLPSRHVTVGPERAPHRSYYYAMGLTEDEINQPFVGVATCWNESAPCNISLMRQAQSVKRGVTMSAGTPREFCTITVTDGIAMGHQGMKSSLASRDVIADSVELTMRGHCYDALVGLAGCDKSLPGMMMSMVRLNVPSVFMYGGSILPGRFHGRDVTVVDVFEAVGQHSAGNLANEDLHELECVACPSAGSCGGQFTANTMACVAEAMGLALPGSGGAPAPYESRDEYAEASGRAVMHLLANNIRPRDIVTRKSLENAAVIVAATGGSTNGGLHLPAIAHEAGIDFDLMEVAEIFKKTPYITDLKPGGNYVAKDLHEAGGVSMVLKVLLDGGYLHGDCLTVTGQSLADNLKDVKFNPDQKVVYPLSNPLSPTGGVVGLQGSLAPDGAIVKVAGMEKDHLKFSGPARCFDSEEECFEAVGNRQYKEGEVLVIRYEGPKGGPGMREMLSTTAALYGQGMGDKVALITDGRFSGGTRGFCIGHVGPEAAVGGPIALIEDGDIISIDAEKGTIDLDVDPAVLEKRRKAWKPRETIYASGALWKYAQLVGTARKGAVTHPGGAAEKHVYADI
- a CDS encoding tetratricopeptide repeat protein, producing the protein MTVRKSLASLAAMLGLTFTLTGGVLADPLPEAQAAFDRGVAAHRAGDVDAALAEWASAAEGGHTGAAWVLGNLYDKGVGGVVRHPGKAYEYYLQAARGGQPEAAVRLGLIYLEGNEAIGLKRNYLEAMKSFEMAALAPRADAQYHIGMMHRAGLGVPLDRTEGLRWLILSSKKRYAPALAELGRIHFEGEGVAADRVEGWSYLMLANRFGTPEERRAVDELFEKYENRMKTGERERALEMADAWTAANSGS